Proteins encoded in a region of the Pseudomonadota bacterium genome:
- a CDS encoding cation transporter, whose amino-acid sequence MRLSGTAHDHHDCDHAHGSPSGVTHPGHAHGHHDAPKGGHSHGHDHSHGGGHAHPLPTGPGAARKLAVAFVLIAFVLVVELTVAILSHSLALLADAGHVLTDIVAIGLSWFAVRQAERPPTAQRTYGYHRTGIMVALFNSATLVVIALFIAHEAWGRLFAPVAVEGGMMIVAALVGLVVNLWVGHDLSSDGGENLNVKSAVLHVMGDAAASLGVIVAAALMWWQPTWTWLDPVIAVLIAVLIGFGAWQIIGDSTSVLMEGAPAHIDMDRLVHVILEVPGVEGVHDLHVWSIASGLPVLTCHVLLRELDVVSSAAVLNAVRDALAEEFKVHHCTLQPEWELCGPENLYCTLDQVKRAPTSTPASLPASAAAAAGAKGDASS is encoded by the coding sequence ATGCGCTTGTCCGGTACTGCCCACGATCATCACGACTGCGATCACGCTCACGGCTCTCCGTCGGGCGTTACCCATCCCGGCCACGCGCACGGGCATCACGACGCGCCTAAAGGTGGCCATTCCCACGGCCACGATCACAGCCACGGCGGAGGACACGCCCATCCCCTCCCCACAGGGCCGGGCGCCGCGCGCAAGCTGGCCGTGGCGTTCGTGCTCATCGCCTTCGTGCTCGTGGTCGAGCTCACCGTGGCCATTCTCTCTCACTCGCTGGCCCTGCTCGCCGATGCGGGCCATGTGCTCACCGACATCGTGGCCATCGGGCTTTCGTGGTTCGCGGTGCGGCAGGCCGAGCGCCCGCCCACCGCGCAGCGCACCTACGGCTATCACCGCACGGGCATCATGGTGGCGCTCTTCAACTCGGCCACCCTCGTCGTGATTGCGCTCTTCATCGCGCACGAGGCGTGGGGACGCCTGTTTGCGCCCGTCGCGGTGGAGGGCGGCATGATGATCGTGGCTGCCCTGGTGGGGCTGGTTGTGAACCTCTGGGTGGGGCACGACCTGTCGTCTGACGGCGGCGAGAACCTGAACGTGAAGTCGGCGGTGCTGCACGTCATGGGCGATGCCGCGGCATCTCTGGGGGTCATCGTGGCGGCGGCGCTCATGTGGTGGCAACCGACCTGGACGTGGCTCGATCCGGTGATTGCCGTGCTCATCGCCGTGCTCATCGGCTTCGGCGCCTGGCAGATCATCGGCGACTCCACGTCCGTGCTGATGGAGGGGGCCCCCGCCCACATCGACATGGATCGCCTGGTTCACGTGATTCTCGAGGTGCCTGGGGTCGAGGGGGTGCACGATCTGCACGTCTGGTCGATTGCCTCCGGTCTGCCCGTGCTGACGTGTCACGTGCTGCTGCGCGAGCTCGACGTGGTGTCGAGCGCGGCCGTTCTCAACGCCGTGCGCGACGCGCTGGCGGAAGAGTTCAAGGTGCACCACTGCACGCTGCAGCCGGAGTGGGAGCTCTGCGGGCCCGAGAACCTCTACTGCACCCTCGATCAGGTCAAG